The Chionomys nivalis chromosome 1, mChiNiv1.1, whole genome shotgun sequence sequence GCTAACAGCATAGGCTATCAAGGCAACAGAGAGCAGACACCTGGTGATCTCTTAGAGTTTCTTCATTCTCAGATCGACAGAGCTGAAGTTAGCATAGGAGCCAAACTACCCAGTGAGTATGGAGTCGTTCCCTTTGAAAGCTTTACTTTAATGAAAGTATTTCAGTTGGAAATGGGTCTCACTCGCCATCCTGAAGAAAAGCCAGTTAGGAAAGACAAACGAGATGAATTGGTAGAAGTTATTGAAGCTGGCTTGGAGGTCATTAATAATCCTGATGAAGATGATGaacaggaagatgaggagggcCCTCTTGGAGAGAAACtgatatttaatgaaaatgacttcATAGAAGGTAATATGAAAAATATGTTGGTAAGATCCAtgcaagttgtcatctgacctctacCCCCATGCTGtggcgtgtgtgcatgtgcatacagacagatacaaatataaaaacaatttttaatatcTTGATAAATTCTTGGGTTAGTATGATGGAATGCTAGTAACATATGCTAATATATCAATTATTGCCACAGTACTAAAGCATTTACATTTTTATCCATTTAGTTTCACCAAAAATTTGAAATGACTTTTGGAAGAAGTTAAAATGAggtcataataaaaataagagttgGGAAAACAGAATAAATCTAAGCCTAAATATAAGAATATTAAGTTGAAGGGCTCTTGTGAGCCATGTGATTTGCATTCCTCTCTTATCTGGTGTTGATGTTCCTCTTATGTTTGTAAAAATGTATGAACTAAGgttcaaaatttgaaaaacatttgATAAGGGAAGAAAAAATCTAATGCAATAGGTTAATGATATTTTTCCATTTGAGAGAAGCAAATGGTCACAGCATCAAAGGGAATACTTAGTTTTACATTTGGAAATGTAAGGAAATAGTACATTTCCATAATACAGACTGCAAAATGGATATGgggtctttatttttatgtgtatgggtgttttgtctgcgtgtataaTGCACCTCATGCATGCACTGCTTACAGAGACCAGAAGGCTAAATCCCTTGGGACTGGTTACAGTTATCTACCAtatgagtgctaggaatcaaactcaggccctctaggagagcagccaggtctcttaacctctgagctatctctccagccccaggatatGTTTTATAAGATGGTATAAAACGTAAAGGTCATGAAAATCTTAGATATTTGTTAATTGCTCTAAAAACATATAATTGTACATTCTTACCTGTGTCCATATTAATGCTCACTGCTAAATATTTAACTGCAAAGAAAATCCCTCATTCTGTTTGACTCCGGATCTTCATGTCTGTCACTTGTATGGCTCTTGACGTCTATCAGGCAAGGCATTGTGCTTTGCTGGGACATTTTAGCTACCATCTTCATATGGCCTCCTCTTTTTtcctgctgtatttttttttttcttaaaattcttcCAACTTTCTGGAAAgcttagttggtttttttttttttttttttttttgtattttgcagTAGACTTGAAAGCTGGAGAGAAGTAGGATAGTTAAGTAGCATATGACATATTCTCATACTCACTCTATGACAGTTGTATGTTCTGCCCCTTCtgcttatagttttccttagctccTGTCACTTTAAGGACTTTTCTTTGCCTGAAATAGTCtgtcttttactttttctctgCTGTGCCATGGTTGTCTCTCTCCTAAATGAGTTACTGGCAACCACTAAACAACTTCTGTTCCTCTTCCAGGCCTTGGTATAAATGTCATTCCTTCCAGGAAATGGCCTCTAACCTCAAGCTTAAAATAGTGATGCTTTCTGTGTGTTCTTGTCACCTCTATAATGCATCCTCTGTCACAGGACTTGCTGCATTATGTGATGTTGCCCATATCCTGGTTGGTTGTTCTTTTTAGACTGTAAGCCTTAGGAGGGTTGGGGTAAGTCTAACGTTTTTGCTCCTGAGTGTTACACTTAAAACTCATATTACACAGTCAGTCTTCATACTGTCTTCCTAAACATACCTCATGCATTGTATTGAAATCTATACTAATATTTCTTTGTCTgacttttatatatgtatgtgtttatatgtatatgcatgtgtatatatacatatgtgtatacatatatgcatacacatacacatattacaCAGTATATTGtcactttatttttctgtcttcctcactAGACTGACCCTTCTCATACTGAGACCACATGGTCTCTGTATTGTCAATGACTAACACAAAGGTACTTGATTCATGTTTGTTGAGTTGAACCAACTAATAAAAGTTTTGACTCTTGGGCTCAGACTTTAATAACACAAAAGTAATTTGTTGGCACTATGGCAGTAGGGGGTATTAAGGGGAAAAAGTTGTGTGTAAAAAGGAATAATTACTATTGGATGTTATTTTGTGGATTGAATAATGTACCACAGTAAAAAAAACTTCTTTTgtaaaccttttcttcccaagaGTAGTTGTTTCTGGCTGTACGTAGGAGGAGGTGTTTTCACAAATAGATAAAGTCGCTACAGTCTGGTGTAATATTCTCAGTCCTTGTCCGAGTGAAGTCTGTATTTCTGTTGAATTTAAACTTTGACATAACTTGGTTTTGTTCCAAACTCTTTTCTTTAGGCTATTATCGCACTGAGAGAGATAAAGGCACACACTATGAACTCTTTTTTAAGAAAGCAGACCTTATGGAATACAGACATGTAACCCTCTTCCGCCCTTTTGGACCACTCATGAAAGTGAAGAATGAGATGATTGACATTACGAGATCAGTTATTAATATCATTGTGCCACTGGCTGAAAGGACTGAAGCGTTTTCACAGTTCATGCAGAACTTCAGGTAACTCTGGACTTGAGATGTGGCTAAGTTCTTTAAATACCACATTTTGTCCATGTTTACTTAATCTTCACCAAGTATGATTACTTACCATTATAGAATGATTTTATAGGCCTTAAGGGATTTTGTTAgatttctctttatatatatatatatatatatatatatatatatagtttcttgACAGTTTGAAGGTGGCAGCTACTTGGAAACTCCATTTGATGACTGTGTGTTTGAATTTAAGATAAGCtgaacttttttaaaagattattttggtGTATGAGTTTTTaccttcatgtatatatgtgtaccacatgtgtgcagtgcccatggagaccagaaaaaggcatcaggtcccctggaactggagttctagatggttgtgaacctccatttgggtgctgggaaccaaattcggATCCTATGCTAGAGCAGCCAGGgattttaactactgagccatctcaccagctccaataaGTTGACCTTTTAAAACCTAACTATATTGAAGCCAAacttatgtataataaaaatcCATATAAGTCTAAAGATGATGTAAAGGATATTTTAAGCTTACGTCATATTTTCATGGCTTTTGAGAAATGGGTAAACCAGCAAACCACTACAATGAAAACCCAGAAtgtttccctctcccagcaaaaTCTCCTGAGAGCCATTTGAATTGTAAGAttgaaataaacttaaaaatgcaAACATTCAACTAAAAGTAGGAGAACATTCCATCTTAGGAAGCAGAGTGCTTATTGTGCTATTTCAAAATGCTAAGTGTTAAGTGTGGTAGAAGGACCATTAAAGGAAAATGCCGCTTTTTTGTTTCAGCTTAACAGTTGCCATGTTTTAACTTACAGTTTTAGTTCTTTGTGAGCCTAAtctttatttacatatgtaaaagttagttaactCTGGTATACTATCCAGGAACCATACTTCTGAGTTTTACCTGTTTGAAATAGCTCCTGTGAGATATGATTTcctacaactttttaaaaaatggctttcTTGGCATTGCTTTAAGAGGCTACATTGTCCTCTTTACTGGGTGACCTACATTATGGCAGCCATTCTTGATGGCAGGTGCAATCAACACTGTGCCAGCAGCTGACTAATCTTCTGAATTGTTCCATTTGAGAGCAGTTTCTTGATCTGAgacatttatttatgtggttCTGAACTGATTGGGCATACTTCcttaaatagtttttaatttgctACTGAAAGAAATCCCACTGCATATGTTCCAGAAATGTTTTGAAATATGGCAGTAAAGTAGTCATGGCTCCCAGAAGGGTTGTCCTCACTGACACACAGGCATGTGCCTTTGCTGTAGTGCCTTCAACAATTGGGCAGGATCATCACTTTCATGTTTACTTAATGGTGCGTTTGATTTCATTTGGTATTGATGGTGTCTTATTCATTTTCTTGCCAAAATGTCACgtgattcttttttaataagtTGTACCTGCTATGTTTTTTTGAACAAACTTTATCTTTTAATTCTCTTAGAGATGTTTGCATTCATCAAGACAAGAGGATTCATCTCACTGTTGTATATTTTGGGAAAGAAGGACTATCTAAAGTCAAGTCTATCCTAGAATCTATCACAAGGTTGGTGAGCCACGGGCATGCCAAAAGTTAGCATGTATACAGATGCGAATTTCAGGGTCTGAGTGTTAGTTATTTAGATAGCTGCGTGAGCAGATGCTCAGTCAGAGAGTGCTGCTGCAccagcctgagaacctgagtccTCACAGCCATAGAAGTTACGCTtgacagcacacatctgtaactccatggCTATGCaagacaggaggcagaaacaggaggatatCCAGAAGTTCACAGACCAGCTGACATGTGTAGTGACAACACAAAGACCCAGCCTCAACATGGAGGGCAAAGTAATACCCAAGATTGTTCTCTAGCTGGGccgtggtggagcacgcctttaatcccagcactcaggaggcagaagcaagtgaatccctgtgaattcgaggccagcctggtctactgtacaagagctagttccaggacagctaggactgttacacagggaaaccctgtctcaaaaaacaaacaaacaaaaaaattgttctctgacatgaacttgcacacatatacaagtgtgaacacatatatgtacatgcatatatatcatacatatacacttatacatcacacacatgtaaAGTTGTCTGAGCATGTGTACATGGGTGGTTGGTAATGGTAGTAAGCTCTTCATTTCACGTGTGACTCTAAAGCCCGTCTTTTCTTAATTGCTTAGCAGGCAGTCCGGGGTGATCAGAATATCGTGCTGTATCTTGTTCCCTTTTTAAAATCTAATCTCTACTTTAATACTGTCTGAACTTACTTCACCTTTCTTCCCTCCTATACCCATGGTTCTCCCTCTCGGTGGCACTTAGGTCTCCTGTATCTTTAGACCCCACCTGACTCTGCAGCACACAGTACATACTGCTTTGTCTCTGTTCTTTATAGCCAAACCTCCTGGAAGAGTCGTTCTGTAACTCAGTCACTCTTGCAGTACCTGGCTTATAGTAGATGCTCAgatttgaatgaatgaattggtAAATTCCTTAATAATTTTTCACTCTTTAAGATGAAATTTTTCTATACAAATTGTGGCCGCAAATGTAAGACTCAACTGCCAAATTCAGCCTTTCTTCCTGATACCCCCTTTGATGGTTCTTTTACATGTGGTAGCTaatccttccttctttaaaaatgtcatgtgagtaatgttttttatttttaatgtaaatatgcTGTCTACTATTAGGTTGGTTGTCTGTTTTTACTACACTGTAAACTGCATATCTTTCATGGCTTTTTTACCTTTTTGCtagttgtgagcagccatttTTCTTGAATTATTGAGCCAACTTCTTTTGGGTCCTCCCTACTATGTCCAGGTATGTGGTTGGGATTCTGACTCGGGCAGCTGGAAGAGTGAGCATAACTGAGAGGGTAAAGCCCTGTCCCTGTGCTGCAAGGGCTCTCACAGCCCTGGAGAACAAATATGACTCATCTTTCCCTCCCCACATCATGGTGGCCCTCTTTCAGCTTGAATCAGACCATTTTCATAGGCCCTGGGCCTAACGCCTGAGAGCCAGGGTCTTTTACTCTTTATGTCTAGTTATCTCTGGTGAGTCACTTTCTGTTTGTGCTCTTTTTGTGTCCCTTCCTTGCTCCTACCACTACCTAGCCCCAGTTCTCACTTCCTGCGTGCCCCACTTCCCTCTTTACTGCTTTTCAGCCACCTAGCAGCACCAGTCATTTACCCTGGAGTATCACTGAATCGCCTTCCTGTGTTGTCAAGATTTCTCTATAGAAAACTCTAGAAACCTGAGCCCGCTTAAGGATATTATGAGTAACACCAAAGAATCCTGGGTATCTCCCAGAAATGACAGGATTATTACAAATAAATTCGGAGAAGAAATTAACCAAAATCACTTTGGGACCTGAAGGACTGGTATCAGACACTTAAATACCGTGAAGACTTTTTTGTGGTCTTGTCTGTTTTCTGCATGTTGACTTTATTCGCCTGCTGCAGGTTGGCTTCTTCCACATGGTGGGGTATAGCTGTTAGTGGCTCTGGACTTACATCTTCTCAGCTTTATCATCAGAAAGTTTCAGTAAAGAAAATCCCAGGGAAGAACGTTTTGCTCACCCTTGAACTACTCAGTCATTATGGCTGAGAGGAGTGGAGGCTTCACAGATGGCCACACATGAGCCTAGTCCTTACCCCTAGGAAATTACTGGTATTGGAGTAAGTAGAGTGGGGGATTGTCTGTGATGAGGGCATCCAGGCTGGCAGTGGGCAGTTTCtcaaaaagaagggagagagttGTATACCATAAGATGGAGAGAAGGGTCTGGTTCCCCAGAGCTCTTGGGGTCACTCCATGCATGGTACGAGTTTGCTGCACTGTTATGAGAGCAGCCGTCCTCACATACGGCCCTGTTCAGTGGATCTCTAGCAACAGTGCCAGCGGCACCTAGTGGACTCTTTAAAACATAGACGCTAACTCCACCCCTTGCTTCCATCTGAGTCAGTGACTCTGAGGTGTATCTCTAGAGCTTACCATCTGATTGATGCCTTACCAGGAGGCTTCAGGTTGGAGGGCTTCGCTATAAGAACCACTGTCCTAGCAGAAAACCCTGCTGACTCCTCCTTCCCTGTAAGGTACTAACAAAGTTGTGTGACCTGAAATGGATGGTCTTGCTTTCCTCTAGGTCTCCTCAGTCTAGCTTTCCTCCCATTCTTCCTCTTTTACAGTTGTTGGTGTGACCCTCTCCTCATCGTTTCCGTATGTGTAATCTGACCCAGCtactttctttgcttctgaggaTCGTTTGAAATAACCTTTTTACCTGCCATTTACTTTAGGATCCTACCAAGGTTAATTCGAGTTCCCCATCATTTGGTTACTGTAGGCACAAGCCTACACTGTTCGTTCTTTCAGCGAAATACTTATTGAACTAGTACTCTGTGAGGGCACTGTGTCATAGTAATGAAAACATAATCCGTTTTGATGGTGTGGGGAGGTAGCCAAACAAAGACGCCCCGTGATCCTGAGGGAAACAGCAGAAGAGGAAGATAGAGATTAAAGAGTCTGCTTCCTATGTGCTATCAGGGAGGAGCCCTCTGACAAAGGAGTGTTTGTCTGAGGACCTGAAAGAGGCTAGAGGAGCAATCTGGGTGCATCATTTATATAGAATAAATTATTAGTTACCAGAAACGATGGCTCTTTTTCcttgtctctttgtttctttcatggTACATTTTTAAGATCTCAGAAGGCAGTGTGCCTTTTAAAATGCCATACCATTAGCATGTGACTTCAAATGTGGGCATAATGAACATAATGAACAAACACATGAAGCTAAAGAGTTCCTTACCCTGTGTGAATATATAACCAACATAGTAagttatttgaaatataaaatatattttgtcagtTCTGTTGAAGGAAGGACATTGTAAAACTTTAAATGGAACTTACCAACTCTTGTATGTGCTTTTCTCATAGTGAGTCTAATTTTCACAATTACACCTTGATCTCGCTGAATGAAGAATTTAATCGTGGACGAGGGCTAAATGTGGGTGCCCGAGCTTGGGACAAGGGAGAGGTCTTGATGTTTTTCTGCGATGTTGATATATATTTCTCAGCCGAGTTCCTTAACAGCTGCCGGCTAAATGCTGAGCCAGGTGCGTAAAACACTGTTAAACGAACTGAGCATTGAGCTTAATGGAGTATCATTGCCTGCCAGTGTCGAGACACATTGATTTGAGGGAAAACAAGTTCTTATTAAACCTTAGGATGTTTTTACAAGTTACATTAGGCATGATTTAATTGAAACAATAAATAGTGAATTGAAATGTTGAGCCTCTGATGTTCAAATCCTTTGTTTTCTTGAAGTCAGATTCCAGTGGTTcttttgaaggaaaataaagaaatgcagaggGTCGATTggggtgatctcagtggtgggaTGCCTGCCTAGTATGCCTAGAACCCTAAAGTGGCTATGGAGGCATGCAGAGGAAGGAAACACAAAAGAAGGAGGTctgaaaattaatgaaaagtaAGCGACTCAAGTCAGAAAGAGTCACACACAGAGGTGGTGTAGAGGGGAGAGTTTAATgtacccctccccacacacacatgagtacacacacacacaaacacacaaaatgtacTCATGCACACATCTTACACAGGCATGCAGAAGTCTGTGTACAAGTAGTATTTGGTCTCCAGATTATGCATTTTAAAGTGATTTACAGTACATTGCATTACATTGTAGATATAAAAGAAATTTGTAAATTTATAAGTATAAAAAACAAAGATGCTTTTGCCAGTCATAGCAAGGGCTCCTTTAGTGAGGGCAAATGGCCTAGTTAGATGGTAAGGTCCTTGAGTACCATCAGTTTGAATGAAAAGGTTTTATCAACTTTCCCAGATCTTGGTTTAAATTTGTCTGCAgttctgttttattattctttatatatCTATGCTTCACACGATATTCTAAgtatttactgtttttattgactTTGTTTGAAGAGTGAAGAGCAGAAATGTCTGAATTTCTTGGTGCTTATGAGAGGCTAATTTATATCTGTTACTGCGAATAGACGAAGATAACGAGCAATGAAACGGGTCCCCTGAGGGAACACCTTTGTGCTCCTCCACATAGTTGAAAGGAATAAGCATGCTACACCCGTTAATGtgttttttcctgttattttgcaGCTACAGTTTCATAGTTTGACCTATTACGTGTTATAAAATAGACAATGATATTCTGTATCTTCAGTATTGATAAAACTATCctaagtaaaagataaaaatatagtaaTACAAGTCCTTCATTTGTAACTTCTCTGTGTGAAATaagcatgtatttttatttataggtaAAAAGGTGTTTTATCCTGTCGTGTTCAGTCTTTACAATCCTGCCATCGTTTATGCCAACCAGGATGTGCCACCCCCAGTGGAGCAGCAGCTGGTGAGACTTTATGTCTTTGGTTATGAAGGCCTCAATCATCTCTTCTAGTTTCCTTTGTGTTTGTTGTACAAGTAGAAGAAAGTTTCGGTTAAAAACATAGCTGTTTCAAGCACAGTTCCATAGCACTTGCATGCATAGCTTCCATTTGCACTCCCACCCCCATCAAAAGGCTTCATTTATGTTACTTTAGAACTAAGTGATAGTGACAGGAGAAAACATTTAGCCACAAGAAAAGCCATCATGTTCCAGAAGGTACTGATTGGATAGTCACATTTCTGCCAACTTATTTTAGTAAtactaaaactaaaattaatttttaaactccACTAACTagaaattaaaactgctttgcgAACGACTTTGAGGGAGTAGTAGGCTGTTGGAAATGATGTAGAAAGTCATGAAAGGCAAATGCCATGCATGCATCAAGTCCTGTAGTGATTGCCTAAGCTATACTTACATAAGCTTTTTCTTCATGTTAAATGCGCTTAGTGTTTGAAAAGATATGGTTTATAGAGGTGTTGTAAAGCTAGGACATAGTGTTCCCGTGCCTCATTCACCATGTGCAATGATAGTACAGAGcaagtgtgagcacacacacacagttcctgTCCCTTATGTTATGTGTAGGCCAGTGTTGGTTAGGAATGCATATACAAGTAGGAGCAAAGCGGCAAATGATCACTCACATCCACCTAATCTCCCACCCCGACTTTTAACAATGAATGTCTAGGGAAGGACAGACATCTTCAGTAGTACAGCCACTGACAGGGTACCTGTGCTCCTGTAAATCACCTTGCATCTACCGTCCTCAACAACCCTAGTGAAACTTACTGGAGgataagaaaacacagaacaaaacaagaggaTGGGCAGATGTGGTGGGGGAAGAGGGTaatgggggtgaatatgatccaAACAAATTATTTGtgagaaaatgtcataatgaagccTGTTATCATATGAATATAttgtgaataaaaatatattaattcatAATTAAAATGGATATATGAGCATTGCAAAATGAGATCAAGTTAGCAGACATACGTTTTAAGAAGTTTATGTAAGATGACGTCAGATTGCTGCTGGAGGGTGAGCTCACTCAGGTCAAAGCACTTGTGTGAGCCTGACAACCCAGataatagaaggagaaatgatgaAGGATAGCATCACCAACAATCTCGTGTATcccatgtgtgtgtgatacaaGAGATAGGGCACCTCACTTATAGTCTCAAGAGAATCTCTAGAAAAGTTTCAGACAAACTCGCCGTGAGGGGCATCCTGCAAAGTACCTGACCATAACTTCTTAAAATTCAGTGTCATTAAAAACGGTAAACTCAGTctctttatttgagacagaaacttcatctatttaatatttaaagtgatactaaaaataaacaataaccaCATATAATAGAAAACTTAAAAGTTGACAGTAATTCACAACTATAATTAGTCAACTTTTACTAGaaattacttcttttaaaaatcacagcCGTGCATGCGAGGCTTGGGAACATAGGCCAGCTCTCTGGGTTCAGGTTTGAACAGATTCATCTCTGATATCAGTAATATCTACTCTTGGGATCTCCGCCGAGCAGATAATCAGAGCCTAGAATAGCAAGCAGTAAACTGACAACATTAAACACAAGCAAAACTCTAATAAGAAATTTAATAGTAGTTACTGTAGTGATTATTATATACCAAGAGTAGGGCatgaaatgtaaataaataccAAAGTGTAAGTATAGAGGAAACGGAACATTAGAAACTGAAATGtgtagttgggcagtggtggcgcacgcctttgatctcagcactcgggaggcggaggcaggtggatctctgtgagttccagacccacctgatctacaaaacaagttccaggacagtcagggcacttagttacacaaagaaaccctgtcttgaaaacaaacaaacagacaaacaaaaaataagacatGTGACATGGGTATATGTCCAGAtgactttttgttattgttgttttattgtccttccttccttccttccttccttccttccttccttccttccttccttccttccttccttccttccttccgacaggatcttactatatagcctaaggctggccttgaatttattgtctaacccaagctggcctccaacttaagcctcagtcttccaagtactgggCATCACAAGTGTGTACCACTGTGCCTAGATAGTAATAGCAGCTAATGTTTACATGCCGTTTCCTGTGTGCATGGTACTGCTCCATTTGGCCTATGTGTCAACCCTTTAATCCTCCTGACAACCTTTGTGGTGGATGCTTTCATGGTGCCCTTGGACAGATGAGAGCACAGCTGTGCTACTGTTGTATCTGGGGAACGAACCAGACTGGGGCCCAACTGGTGTGCTCCATGGTTACTCTGAAGCACTGCACAGACCGCCTCTGTTATATGAGCTCTTCTAAAATAGTATGGGACTGTTCTGTGCCAAGCACTGTATTTTTCTGAGAACCACAGCACTCATAACCCTCCCTTGCTCACAAGATCTTTAttctggaaagacaaaaataaagtcaTATAATAAGCATGATTAAAACAAACTAAGTTGTAAAGACTGCTGAAGTGATTTCAGGGATGAAGCTGTTGACGGCCATGTAAGGGCTGGAAGGAAGCAGCTAAGGAGCACAGCTGGCAGCATGGAGGCACAGTGCTGGGCTAGGTCACATAGAATTAGTGGAATCCCTAGAAGGAGTTTGTATTGTATGGTGTGTGCTAGCAtttagagagaagaaagactGTAACTCTGGCAAGAAGCAGCAAGTACGGCTTTTGCAGCGGGGGTATAGTTATAGCTGTGCAAAAGGCATTAATGGCATAGATGTCTAGGTATTATTTAGACACGGAACTGATAGCTTGTTGTTGGCCGAAACGTAGAAactgaggaaaagaaaggaatgaaagtaGGAAAGGTCAGGTCTTAACTGTAGCAATAGTAGATGTGTGTTACTATATACAGTCAAGGAGGGGCCCATGTTGCTACCTTTGTGGACCTGGCATTCCTGGGGGTGAGACTGTTGGGGCTAGATACTTAGGTTATGGTTAGCCTGCCTGGTTCATGTAGCAATATATCAATgcagtaagttttttttttttttttttttttttttttggtttttcgagacagggtttctctgtggctttggagcctgtcctggaactagctctgtagaccaggctggtctcaaactcacagagatccgcctgcctctgtctcccaagtgctgggattaaaggcgtgcgccaccatcgcccagccaatGCAGTAAGTATTAACAACTAGGATTAAAAGTTTAAATAACTTTCGAGATGAAACAGAACTAATTAATCATTTTCTCTAGACTGATAACATTTGAAGAGTTTTTCTAGAAACTAAATTTTAAGAACATATTCACTTCACCATCATAGTATGTATAGAATCAGAGTTAGGGTGGGGTACAGATGTCAAAATAGGTTGTAACTATGCAGCTCTCTCTTCCTGTATTGTGAAAACCCCATGTATCTTTGTCATGATAAAACTATTTGTAAAGCAGGTGGCAGACAAGAGTTAGCCCAGGGCTGTAGTTTATTGACCCCTTGCTTATGCCACATAAAAAGAGCAAGTT is a genomic window containing:
- the Csgalnact2 gene encoding chondroitin sulfate N-acetylgalactosaminyltransferase 2, encoding MSRRGPILHSRTQWLLLGLALLFSLVLFMYLLECAPQTDGNASLPGVVRENYGKEYYQALLQEQEEHYQTRATSLKRQIAQLKQELQEMSEKMRSLQEKKNIGANSIGYQGNREQTPGDLLEFLHSQIDRAEVSIGAKLPSEYGVVPFESFTLMKVFQLEMGLTRHPEEKPVRKDKRDELVEVIEAGLEVINNPDEDDEQEDEEGPLGEKLIFNENDFIEGYYRTERDKGTHYELFFKKADLMEYRHVTLFRPFGPLMKVKNEMIDITRSVINIIVPLAERTEAFSQFMQNFRDVCIHQDKRIHLTVVYFGKEGLSKVKSILESITSESNFHNYTLISLNEEFNRGRGLNVGARAWDKGEVLMFFCDVDIYFSAEFLNSCRLNAEPGKKVFYPVVFSLYNPAIVYANQDVPPPVEQQLVHKKDSGFWRDFGFGMTCQYQSDFLNVGGFDLEVKGWGGEDVHLYRKYLHGDLIVIRTPVPGLFHLWHEKHCADELTPEQYRMCIQSKAMNEASHSHLGMMVFREEIEIHLRKQAYRTNSDAAG